The following coding sequences lie in one Paenibacillus durus ATCC 35681 genomic window:
- the queA gene encoding tRNA preQ1(34) S-adenosylmethionine ribosyltransferase-isomerase QueA — MNVDLYDFHLPEELIAQTPLPDRSASRLLTLDKRSGRTEHRHFTDIIDELQPGDTLVLNDTRVIPARLFGIKEDTGAKAEVLLLKNLSEDRWDALVKPGKKLKTGAVISFGEELRAVIEEESDMGGRTLRFMYQGIFQEILDRLGTMPLPPYIKEKLDDRERYQTVYARHEGSAAAPTAGLHFTEDLLKHIQDKGVRLAYITLHVGLGTFRPMSVDTVEEHVMHSEYFMLPQETADLLNEAKSKGSRIVAVGTTSCRTLETAGGMFGDGPLEACSGWTDIFIYPGYEFKLVNALITNFHLPKSTLVMLVSALAGREHILAAYQEAIRQKYRFFSFGDAMFIY; from the coding sequence ATGAATGTAGATTTGTATGATTTCCATCTGCCGGAGGAACTGATTGCCCAGACTCCGCTTCCCGACCGCAGCGCATCCAGGCTGCTCACGTTGGACAAGCGGAGCGGCAGGACGGAGCATCGGCATTTTACCGATATTATCGACGAATTGCAGCCCGGGGACACGCTTGTGCTGAATGATACGAGAGTCATTCCTGCCCGGCTGTTCGGGATCAAAGAAGACACCGGGGCTAAGGCCGAGGTGCTGCTGCTCAAGAACCTCAGCGAGGACCGTTGGGATGCGTTGGTGAAGCCGGGGAAAAAGCTTAAGACCGGAGCCGTCATATCTTTTGGTGAGGAGCTCCGGGCCGTAATCGAGGAAGAAAGCGATATGGGCGGGCGAACGCTGCGGTTCATGTACCAAGGGATATTTCAGGAGATTCTGGACAGACTTGGTACGATGCCGCTACCGCCGTATATTAAGGAGAAGCTGGATGACCGGGAACGGTATCAGACCGTATACGCCCGTCATGAAGGCTCGGCGGCAGCGCCTACGGCAGGTCTGCATTTTACAGAGGATCTGCTGAAGCATATTCAGGATAAAGGGGTTCGATTAGCCTATATAACCCTTCATGTCGGACTGGGTACATTTCGGCCTATGTCTGTTGATACGGTGGAAGAGCATGTCATGCATTCGGAGTATTTCATGCTGCCTCAGGAGACGGCGGATTTGCTGAATGAAGCCAAATCTAAGGGAAGCCGGATCGTAGCGGTAGGGACGACCTCCTGCCGTACACTGGAGACGGCCGGCGGCATGTTCGGCGATGGACCGCTTGAAGCATGCAGCGGCTGGACGGATATCTTTATCTACCCCGGCTATGAGTTCAAACTGGTGAACGCCTTGATTACTAATTTTCACCTGCCGAAATCGACGCTGGTTATGCTGGTCAGCGCTTTGGCGGGCAGGGAACATATTCTTGCCGCATATCAAGAGGCGATCCGGCAGAAATACCGCTTCTTCAGCTTCGGCGACG
- a CDS encoding SpoIID/LytB domain-containing protein: MRQLWKKGKRALAKGLLAAALAAGCLLIPSGVGYADSPRTIRVALFADIGSKYKLTVPAVTLLSSQTWSLAAENGGNVLVTVPSGTKVRASLDGYRVKVLETSSWPMAADAAKKLQSTSDKPLLFLNSKGGSNVYQLYTGTYASESAAKNAVDRLANAGLSLPADQPPVIKGGKHLTAGSYATQLEADTARASIAAAGVDAWTAVVPSEGGGSKYEVWVSEAASDSDLDAARIVLSQVLPQLSLTTASAGLMIRTEAGLDLNSETQAPHYAVSGGAKFMASGSSAGIQLAERSKRTYRGSLELGGMNGSLSVINELSLEQYLYSVVGGEVSSSWPAEALKAQAVAARSYALAQGMRFDIANVVDTTLSQVYNGIGTEAASITSAVDATAGEVLKSGGNIIEAVFSSNSGGVTADPTEVWNNNGGNVFASVDSSADSSAVAAAKKWYYVQLPGGTDGYVREDNVKLTGEKTAAGLDLLTATTKDVNVRALPVLDSSVSPVGKLNPGENAVVLDKVLESGSYSWIKGPYTSAELLKSLQGKTSAALPSSITSLQVTERGPSGRAVQVKANGNALSVKYPDLYRSALGGLPSTLFDIVPSGSYTVLGADGRTASVSGSQPAGVLSATGMVTGGGSGTVVMNGDNKARVIDASPGFLFIGWGYGHGLGMSQWGVKGMAEQGYDYQKILQHYFQNVTIVKE, encoded by the coding sequence ATGAGGCAATTGTGGAAGAAAGGTAAACGGGCACTGGCAAAAGGTCTGCTGGCCGCGGCGCTGGCGGCGGGATGCCTGCTCATTCCCTCTGGAGTAGGTTACGCTGATTCCCCTCGAACGATACGCGTTGCGTTATTTGCGGATATCGGCAGTAAATATAAATTGACGGTTCCGGCGGTCACGCTCCTCTCGAGCCAGACTTGGAGCCTGGCCGCCGAAAATGGCGGGAACGTTCTCGTTACGGTCCCTTCAGGGACAAAGGTGCGGGCAAGCTTGGACGGTTACCGCGTCAAAGTGCTTGAGACATCCTCCTGGCCGATGGCGGCCGACGCGGCGAAGAAGCTTCAATCTACATCGGACAAGCCTCTGCTGTTCTTGAACTCAAAGGGCGGCAGCAATGTATATCAACTCTATACAGGAACATATGCCAGCGAAAGCGCCGCAAAGAATGCGGTTGACAGATTGGCTAATGCCGGCTTAAGCCTTCCTGCGGACCAGCCTCCCGTCATTAAGGGCGGCAAGCATCTGACTGCGGGCAGCTATGCCACGCAGTTGGAAGCAGATACCGCCAGAGCAAGCATCGCCGCTGCCGGCGTTGACGCCTGGACCGCCGTCGTACCTTCCGAAGGCGGGGGATCGAAATACGAGGTATGGGTGTCCGAAGCTGCCAGCGACAGTGATCTGGATGCGGCGCGGATTGTGCTTAGCCAAGTGCTTCCGCAGCTGTCCTTAACGACAGCTTCTGCGGGCCTCATGATCCGGACGGAAGCCGGTCTTGACCTGAACAGCGAGACGCAGGCGCCGCATTATGCGGTATCCGGCGGGGCGAAGTTCATGGCTTCCGGAAGCAGCGCGGGTATTCAGCTTGCCGAGAGATCCAAGCGGACTTACCGAGGCAGTCTGGAGCTTGGCGGAATGAACGGGTCGCTATCGGTGATCAATGAACTGTCGCTGGAGCAATATCTATACTCGGTTGTTGGCGGAGAGGTCTCTTCGAGCTGGCCGGCAGAAGCGCTTAAAGCCCAGGCGGTAGCGGCCCGCAGTTATGCGCTTGCGCAGGGAATGCGGTTCGATATCGCAAATGTCGTTGATACTACGCTCAGTCAGGTATACAACGGGATCGGCACCGAAGCGGCTTCAATTACCTCGGCGGTGGATGCCACCGCCGGAGAAGTGCTGAAGAGCGGAGGGAACATTATTGAAGCCGTCTTCTCGTCCAACAGCGGCGGTGTGACCGCCGACCCGACCGAGGTATGGAACAACAACGGCGGGAATGTATTTGCCAGCGTCGACAGCTCTGCTGACAGTTCTGCCGTGGCCGCCGCGAAGAAATGGTATTATGTGCAGCTGCCTGGCGGCACTGACGGATACGTCCGGGAAGACAACGTAAAATTGACGGGAGAGAAGACCGCAGCCGGTCTGGATCTGCTGACGGCGACAACCAAAGATGTCAATGTACGGGCTCTGCCTGTTCTTGACAGCAGCGTAAGTCCCGTCGGCAAGCTGAATCCGGGAGAGAATGCGGTTGTACTGGACAAAGTGCTGGAGTCGGGCAGCTACAGTTGGATTAAGGGACCTTATACATCCGCCGAGCTTCTGAAGAGTCTGCAAGGGAAGACGAGCGCTGCTCTGCCGTCATCCATCACCAGCCTTCAGGTGACGGAACGCGGTCCGTCGGGACGGGCGGTTCAGGTTAAAGCTAACGGTAATGCCCTAAGTGTGAAGTATCCCGATTTGTACCGCTCTGCCCTGGGCGGGCTGCCCAGTACTTTGTTTGATATTGTGCCATCCGGCAGTTATACTGTATTAGGCGCCGACGGCAGAACCGCATCGGTAAGCGGTTCACAGCCAGCCGGTGTACTGTCCGCTACGGGAATGGTAACGGGAGGCGGCAGCGGAACCGTAGTGATGAACGGGGATAACAAGGCGAGGGTGATTGACGCAAGTCCCGGCTTCCTGTTCATTGGCTGGGGCTACGGCCATGGACTCGGCATGTCCCAGTGGGGCGTTAAGGGAATGGCAGAGCAAGGGTATGACTACCAGAAGATTTTGCAACACTATTTTCAGAACGTTACTATAGTTAAGGAATGA
- the ruvB gene encoding Holliday junction branch migration DNA helicase RuvB: MEDRIISANLMMEDQAVELSLRPRFLAEYIGQNQVKENLKIYIEAAKMRGEALDHVLLYGPPGLGKTTLANIIANELGVNLRTTSGPAIERPGDLAALLTNLQEGDVLFIDEIHRLHRTVEEVLYPAMEDFALDIMIGKGPSARSVRLDLPPFTLVGATTRAGLLSAPLRDRFGVVSRLEFYTVDELSYIVSRGADILSIEIVGDAAEEIALRSRGTPRIANRLLKRVRDFAQVKGDGIITPDVADEALKMLQVDPRGLDSIDHRMLHSMISGFRGGPVGLDTIAATIGEESQTIEDVYEPYLLQIGFLQRTPRGRMVTPAAYQHLGIPLPPEQS; the protein is encoded by the coding sequence ATGGAGGACCGGATCATATCCGCAAATTTAATGATGGAAGACCAGGCGGTGGAGCTTAGTTTGCGTCCCCGTTTTCTGGCTGAATATATCGGGCAGAACCAGGTTAAGGAGAATCTGAAAATCTATATCGAAGCGGCCAAAATGCGGGGGGAGGCGCTGGATCATGTTCTGCTGTACGGACCGCCGGGTCTAGGTAAAACGACGCTGGCCAATATCATCGCCAACGAACTGGGAGTGAATCTGCGGACGACGTCCGGTCCCGCGATCGAGCGGCCGGGCGATCTGGCGGCGCTGCTTACCAATCTGCAGGAAGGCGATGTGCTGTTCATCGATGAAATTCACCGGCTGCACCGGACAGTAGAGGAAGTGCTGTATCCGGCAATGGAGGATTTCGCGCTTGATATTATGATCGGCAAAGGCCCGAGCGCCCGCTCGGTACGATTGGACCTGCCCCCGTTCACACTGGTGGGGGCCACCACGCGGGCCGGGCTGCTGTCCGCGCCGCTGCGCGACCGGTTTGGCGTTGTCAGCCGTCTGGAGTTCTATACGGTGGACGAACTGAGCTACATCGTCTCGCGCGGCGCCGATATTCTCAGTATTGAAATTGTCGGCGACGCAGCTGAAGAGATTGCGCTGCGTTCACGGGGAACCCCGCGGATCGCGAATCGTCTGCTGAAACGGGTTCGCGATTTCGCCCAAGTCAAAGGAGACGGGATCATTACGCCGGATGTTGCCGACGAAGCGCTCAAGATGCTGCAGGTCGACCCGAGAGGTCTTGACAGCATTGATCATCGAATGCTGCATTCGATGATCAGCGGATTTCGCGGCGGGCCTGTCGGGCTGGACACGATTGCCGCCACGATCGGCGAGGAGAGCCAGACGATCGAAGACGTCTATGAGCCGTACTTGCTGCAAATCGGATTTTTGCAGCGTACGCCCAGGGGAAGAATGGTTACCCCGGCAGCTTACCAGCATTTAGGAATTCCGCTCCCTCCGGAGCAATCCTGA
- the ruvA gene encoding Holliday junction branch migration protein RuvA, translating into MIDFLRGPVVHLEQEYVVLDVQGVGYRVFCPNPYAFAKQEGPVTVYIHHHVREDAILLFGFPTREEQKLFRKLIEVSGIGPRVALGILTGGTPDHVISAIYQENITFLTKLPGIGKKTAQRMILDLKDKLEGLGTVTFQTGLFALEENSESGSGELSWQEARDGLKALGYTESELDRVWLALKKEGAETASVDVLMKKALKLLYVAK; encoded by the coding sequence TCCATCTGGAACAGGAATACGTGGTGCTGGATGTTCAGGGTGTGGGATACCGGGTGTTTTGCCCAAATCCCTATGCTTTCGCGAAACAAGAGGGACCGGTAACGGTATATATTCATCATCATGTTCGCGAGGATGCGATTCTGCTGTTCGGCTTTCCCACCCGGGAAGAGCAGAAATTGTTCCGGAAGCTGATCGAGGTGTCGGGTATCGGTCCCCGCGTGGCGCTTGGGATTCTGACAGGGGGCACACCGGACCATGTCATTTCGGCGATTTATCAGGAGAATATTACATTCCTGACCAAGCTGCCGGGAATCGGCAAGAAGACTGCGCAGCGTATGATTCTTGATCTGAAGGATAAGCTGGAAGGCCTGGGAACGGTCACGTTCCAAACGGGACTGTTTGCGCTGGAAGAGAATTCGGAGAGCGGTTCCGGTGAGCTGTCCTGGCAGGAAGCCAGAGACGGGCTTAAGGCGCTTGGGTATACGGAAAGTGAGCTGGATCGTGTCTGGCTGGCGCTGAAGAAGGAAGGCGCGGAGACCGCTTCGGTCGATGTGCTGATGAAAAAAGCGCTTAAGCTGCTGTATGTAGCGAAGTAG